A single window of Haliotis asinina isolate JCU_RB_2024 chromosome 5, JCU_Hal_asi_v2, whole genome shotgun sequence DNA harbors:
- the LOC137284841 gene encoding PDZ and LIM domain protein 4-like isoform X2, with translation MTDNQYAQGPRIVKLGRSISREEGNAVVSLRRSTTGHPWGFRMLGGRDQATCLYVHKVNSRSIAEKSGLKPGDGILSIAGVPTDGMTHDQAKMEILRAGNELDFYVRRNAVSVASETVRRQQSREEARAEIIEEPSVFDTGYQNPNMQSRSLRIIQEALRYTEAENIDNDGKQPDFFHCPVSSVKN, from the exons ATGACAGACAATCAGTACGCCCAGGGCCCAAGAATTGTTAAATTAGGACGGAGTATTTCAAGAGAGGAAGGCAATGCTGTTGTCAGCTTGAGAAGATCTACCACGGGACATCCATGGGGTTTTCGTATGCTTGGAGGTCGAGACCAGGCAACTTGTCTGTACGTCCATAAG GTCAACAGTAGGAGTATAGCCGAGAAGAGTGGTTTGAAACCTGGGGATGGAATCCTCTCCATCGCAGGAGTACCGACAGATGGCATGACACATGACCAAGCCAAGATGGAGATACTGAGGGCAGGAAACGAACTGGATTTCTATGTCAGAAG AAACGCCGTGTCTGTCGCGTCAGAAACTGTTCGACGTCAACAGAGCAGGGAAGAGGCCAGAGCGGAGATAATCGAGGAACCGTCAGTTTTCGATACTGGATACCAAAACCCAAACATGCAGTCAAGGTCACTCAGAATCATTCAGGAGGCACTTAGATACACAGAGGCTGAAAATATCG ACAACGACGGGAAGCAACCAGACTTCTTTCACTGTCCAGTGTCTTCAGTCAAAAACTGA
- the LOC137284841 gene encoding PDZ and LIM domain protein 4-like isoform X1 yields the protein MTDNQYAQGPRIVKLGRSISREEGNAVVSLRRSTTGHPWGFRMLGGRDQATCLYVHKVNSRSIAEKSGLKPGDGILSIAGVPTDGMTHDQAKMEILRAGNELDFYVRRNAVSVASETVRRQQSREEARAEIIEEPSVFDTGYQNPNMQSRSLRIIQEALRYTEAENIVTVNPFRNMPEEELLPMQAFL from the exons ATGACAGACAATCAGTACGCCCAGGGCCCAAGAATTGTTAAATTAGGACGGAGTATTTCAAGAGAGGAAGGCAATGCTGTTGTCAGCTTGAGAAGATCTACCACGGGACATCCATGGGGTTTTCGTATGCTTGGAGGTCGAGACCAGGCAACTTGTCTGTACGTCCATAAG GTCAACAGTAGGAGTATAGCCGAGAAGAGTGGTTTGAAACCTGGGGATGGAATCCTCTCCATCGCAGGAGTACCGACAGATGGCATGACACATGACCAAGCCAAGATGGAGATACTGAGGGCAGGAAACGAACTGGATTTCTATGTCAGAAG AAACGCCGTGTCTGTCGCGTCAGAAACTGTTCGACGTCAACAGAGCAGGGAAGAGGCCAGAGCGGAGATAATCGAGGAACCGTCAGTTTTCGATACTGGATACCAAAACCCAAACATGCAGTCAAGGTCACTCAGAATCATTCAGGAGGCACTTAGATACACAGAGGCTGAAAATATCG TCACGGTTAACCCATTCCGGAACATGCCAGAGGAAGAATTATTGCCCATGCAAGCTTTTCTCTAG
- the LOC137284841 gene encoding PDZ and LIM domain protein 2-like isoform X3, translated as MTDNQYAQGPRIVKLGRSISREEGNAVVSLRRSTTGHPWGFRMLGGRDQATCLYVHKVNSRSIAEKSGLKPGDGILSIAGVPTDGMTHDQAKMEILRAGNELDFYVRRNAVSVASETVRRQQSREEARAEIIEEPSVFDTGYQNPNMQSRSLRIIQEALRYTEAENIA; from the exons ATGACAGACAATCAGTACGCCCAGGGCCCAAGAATTGTTAAATTAGGACGGAGTATTTCAAGAGAGGAAGGCAATGCTGTTGTCAGCTTGAGAAGATCTACCACGGGACATCCATGGGGTTTTCGTATGCTTGGAGGTCGAGACCAGGCAACTTGTCTGTACGTCCATAAG GTCAACAGTAGGAGTATAGCCGAGAAGAGTGGTTTGAAACCTGGGGATGGAATCCTCTCCATCGCAGGAGTACCGACAGATGGCATGACACATGACCAAGCCAAGATGGAGATACTGAGGGCAGGAAACGAACTGGATTTCTATGTCAGAAG AAACGCCGTGTCTGTCGCGTCAGAAACTGTTCGACGTCAACAGAGCAGGGAAGAGGCCAGAGCGGAGATAATCGAGGAACCGTCAGTTTTCGATACTGGATACCAAAACCCAAACATGCAGTCAAGGTCACTCAGAATCATTCAGGAGGCACTTAGATACACAGAGGCTGAAAATATCG CCTAG